Proteins found in one Populus alba chromosome 14, ASM523922v2, whole genome shotgun sequence genomic segment:
- the LOC118041018 gene encoding protein DEHYDRATION-INDUCED 19 homolog 6 isoform X2: MEDDTWSFGLSTSSSRSYQSALKSLSDIEEEDDDLRTEYPCPYCTDDFDLVELCFHIDEEHYLEAKSGVCPVCFTKVGMDMVDHITTEHRTIYKISFCFDYWKLFTFSPHLLDIYFTFCLLHPVLLQSVELLLVLLFRLEAMSASLIINYSLQKLKLGRVESHSNYSFLKKELEDGYLQSLLSGSSSVVSSSNLAPDPLLSFLCNVSPAEKYDSVQPSCSSKATIEEKSSDEKLLERNDHISPLSDEEHMEKAKRSEFVQGLLLSTIFDDGL; the protein is encoded by the exons atggaagATGATACATGGAGCTTTGGTCTCTCCACTTCTTCTTCAAGAAGCTATCAATCTGCTCTCAAGTCTCTTTCTG atatagaagaagaagatgatgatttaAGGACGGAGTATCCGTGTCCTTATTGTACAGATGATTTTGATTTAGTTGAATTGTGCTTCCACATCGATGAAGAACATTATTTAGAAGCCAAGTCGGGG GTATGCCCTGTTTGTTTCACCAAAGTGGGAATGGATATGGTTGATCACATAACAACAGAACATCGAACCATTTACAAGatatccttttgttttgattattggaAATTATTCACCTTTTCACCTCATTTACTTGATATCTACTTTACATTTTGCTTACTGCATCCTGTCCTTTTACAGTCAGTTGAATTGCTCTTAGTTCTTTTATTTAGACTTGAGGCCATGTCTGCATCCTTGATTATAAATTACAGTTTGCAAAAATTGAAACTTGGGAGAGTAGAATCACACTCAAATTATTCTTTTCTGAAGAAGGAGTTGGAGGATGGGTATTTGCAATCATTACTTAGCGGATCATCCTCGGTGGTTTCTTCCTCCAACTTGGCACCTGATCCATTATTGTCATTTCTTTGCAATGTATCCCCTGCTGAGAAGTATGATAGTGTACAGCCTAGTTGTTCAAGTAAAGCAACCATAGAAGAGAAAAGTTCAGATGAGAAACTGTTGGAAAG GAATGATCACATATCACCTTTGTCGGATGAGGAACACATGGAGAAGGCAAAGAGAAGTGAGTTCGTACAGGGACTGTTATTGTCCACCATATTCGATGATGGCCTATGA
- the LOC118041022 gene encoding probable galacturonosyltransferase-like 7, with protein MLWILRFSGFFSAAVVMIILSPSIQSFPPAEAIRSSNLDGYLRFPILPSPPDYLPQLSFRRSTIFRNADECRFSDRQIRGKTSVCDPSLVHIAITLDVEYLRGSIAAVHSILLNSLCPENVFFHFLVSETNLESLVRSTFPQLKFKVYYFDPEIVRSLISTSVRQALEQPLNYARNYLADLLETCVKRVIYLDSDLVVVDDIAKLWGTNLGSRTIGAPEYCHANFTKYFTSGFWSDKRFSGTFRGRKPCYFNTGVMVIDLVKWRHAQYTKWIERWMEVQKSDRIYDLGSLPPYLLVFAGNVAPIEHRWNQHGLGGDNVRGSCRDLHPGPYSLLHWSGSGKPWLRLDSQQPCPLDFLWSPYDLYGHSRL; from the coding sequence ATGCTTTGGATTCTACGATTCTCAGGCTTCTTCTCTGCCGCAGTTGTGATGATTATACTCTCTCCTTCTATCCAATCCTTCCCCCCAGCTGAGGCCATTCGCTCCTCCAATCTCGACGGCTACCTCCGTTTCCCCATCCTCCCCTCCCCTCCCGATTACCTCCCTCAACTATCCTTCCGAAGGTCGACCATATTCCGCAATGCTGATGAATGCCGCTTCTCCGACCGCCAAATCAGGGGCAAAACCAGTGTCTGTGATCCTTCTTTGGTTCACATAGCGATTACTCTCGATGTGGAGTATCTTCGTGGTTCAATCGCGGCTGTTCACTCAATTTTGCTTAACTCTTTGTGTCCAGAGAATGTTTTCTTCCATTTCTTAGTCTCTGAGACCAATCTGGAATCCCTAGTTCGATCCACTTTCCCTCAATTGAAGTTCAAAGTGTATTATTTCGATCCGGAGATTGTACGCAGCCTCATCTCGACTTCAGTTAGGCAAGCGCTTGAGCAGCCACTCAATTACGCCAGGAATTATTTGGCTGATTTGCTAGAGACCTGTGTTAAAAGAGTGATCTATTTGGACTCTGATCTAGTTGTCGTTGATGATATTGCAAAGCTGTGGGGTACTAATTTGGGTTCTAGAACAATCGGAGCTCCAGAATACTGTCATGCCAACTTCACAAAGTATTTCACTTCGGGTTTCTGGTCTGATAAGCGGTTTTCAGGGACATTTCGGGGGCGGAAACCCTGTTACTTTAACACTGGAGTGATGGTGATAGATCTGGTGAAATGGAGACATGCCCAATATACGAAGTGGATTGAGAGGTGGATGGAGGTCCAGAAGAGTGACCGGATCTACGATTTGGGTTCCTTGCCGCCGTATCTTTTGGTATTTGCGGGAAATGTGGCGCCGATTGAGCACCGGTGGAACCAGCATGGGTTAGGTGGTGATAATGTGAGGGGTAGTTGCCGGGACTTGCATCCGGGTCCGTATAGTCTATTGCATTGGTCAGGTAGCGGAAAGCCGTGGCTCAGGCTCGACTCACAGCAACCGTGCCCTCTTGATTTCCTGTGGTCACCATACGATTTGTACGGACACTCACGATTATAA
- the LOC118041021 gene encoding cellulose synthase-like protein D5, with protein sequence MVKRASSPCSSPVTITVSSGGKGGGSRSMGLTSPVPRASISNNPNSPLSNSRNRTPSGGRYCSMSRDDTTEEINSEFVSYTVHIPPTPDHQSFSASQTSLAEDITNAAKPERSFISGTIFTGGFNSVTRGHAIDCSMENNESLKTGLVCGMKGCDEKAIRGKCECGFKICRDCYLDCVGSNGGGHCPGCKEPYKDADDEEEDDDDYDYDEAKSEADDQALPLPKLDKRLSLVKSFKAQSHPPDFDHTRWLFETKGTYGYGNAVWPKDGYGAGSGANGFEPPPDFGERSRRPLTRKVGVSAAILSPYRLLIMIRLAALGLFLTWRIRHPNREAMWLWGMSITCELWFGVSWILDQLPKLCPVNRVTDLSVLKQRFESPSLRNPKGRSDLPGIDVFVSTADPEKEPPLVTANTILSILAVDYPVEKLACYLSDDGGSLLTFEALAETASFARIWVPFCRKHNIEPRNPEAYFGQKRDFLKNKVKLDFVRERRRVKREYDEFKVRINSLTESIRRRSDAYNAHEELRARKNQMEMGGNPSEIVKVPKATWMSDGSHWPGTWTSGEADHSKGDHAGVIQAMLAPPNAEPVFGVEADGENLLDTTEIDIRLPMLVYVSREKRPDYDHNKKAGAMNALVRTSAIMSNGPFILNLDCDHYIYNSLALREGMCFMLDRGGDRICYVQFPQRFEGIDPSDRYANHNTVFFDVSMRALDGLQGPMYVGTGCIFRRTALYGFSPPRATEHHGWFGRKKIKLFLRKPKAAKKQEDEMALPINGDQNNDDDDADIESLLLPRRFGNSTSLAASVPVAEYQGRLLQDLQEKGKQGRPAGSLAVPREPLDAATVAEAISVISCFYEDKTEWGKRVGWIYGSVTEDVVTGYRMHNRGWRSIYCVTKRDAFRGTAPINLTDRLHQVLRWATGSVEIFFSRNNALFATRRMKFLQRVAYFNCGMYPFTSMFLIVYCVLPAISLFSGQFIVQSLSVTFLILLLAITITLCLLAILEIKWSGITLHDWWRNEQFWLIGGTSAHPAAVLQGLLKVIAGVDISFTLTSKSATPEDADDEFADLYVVKWSFLMVPPITIMMLNLIAIAVGVARTLYSPFPQWSRLVGGVFFSFWVLSHLYPFAKGLMGRRGRVPTIVYVWSGLLSIIISLLWVYISPPGTQDYMKFQIP encoded by the exons ATGGTGAAAAGGGCTAGTTCTCCATGTTCATCTCCAGTGACCATAACAGTCTCCTCAGGAGGCAAAGGAGGAGGAAGTAGAAGCATGGGCTTAACTAGTCCAGTACCAAGAGCTTCCATTTCAAACAACCCAAATTCCCCTCTTAGCAACAGTAGAAACAGAACCCCAAGTGGAGGCAGATACTGTTCAATGTCCAGAGATGATACCACGGAGGAGATTAATTCAGAGTTCGTCTCCTACACTGTCCATATACCTCCCACTCCAGATCACCAGAGCTTCTCAGCTTCACAGACAAGCCTAGCTGAAGACATCACTAATGCTGCCAAACCTGAGAGGAGTTTCATTTCTGGTACTATTTTCACTGGTGGGTTCAATTCTGTCACACGTGGGCATGCAATTGACTGCTCAATGGAAAACAACGAGTCTCTGAAAACTGGGCTTGTTTGTGGAATGAAAGGTTGTGATGAGAAAGCAATTAGGGGAAAATGTGAATGTGGGTTCAAGATTTGCAGAGATTGTTATTTAGATTGTGTAGGGTCTAATGGAGGGGGTCATTGTCCTGGTTGCAAGGAACCATACAAGGACGCTGATGATGAAGAGGAGGATGAcgatgattatgattatgatgagGCTAAAAGTGAAGCAGATGATCAGGCACTACCATTGCCTAAATTGGATAAGAGGCTTTCACTTGTGAAGTCGTTTAAGGCGCAGAGCCATCCTCCTGATTTTGACCATACTAGGTGGTTGTTTGAGACGAAGGGGACTTATGGTTATGGAAATGCTGTGTGGCCTAAAGATGGGTATGGTGCTGGATCAGGAGCTAATGGATTTGAGCCTCCTCCAGATTTTGGAGAGAGAAGTAGAAGGCCTTTGACCAGGAAGGTTGGGGTTTCTGCTGCAATTCTCAGCCCTTACAG ACTACTGATCATGATACGTCTTGCGGCTCTTGGTCTATTCCTAACGTGGAGAATCCGACACCCCAATCGCGAAGCAATGTGGTTATGGGGGATGTCCATAACTTGTGAGTTATGGTTTGGTGTGTCATGGATTCTTGATCAGCTCCCTAAGCTCTGCCCTGTAAACAGAGTGACTGACCTCTCTGTGCTGAAACAGCGCTTTGAATCCCCCAGTCTTCGAAACCCAAAAGGCCGATCAGACCTTCCAGGCATTGATGTGTTTGTTTCCACGGCTGACCCTGAAAAAGAACCTCCTTTGGTCACTGCAAACACCATCCTTTCGATCCTTGCAGTTGATTATCCGGTAGAAAAGCTGGCTTGTTACTTATCAGATGATGGTGGATCTCTTTTGACGTTTGAAGCTCTGGCTGAGACAGCTAGCTTTGCCAGAATTTGGGTTCCTTTCTGTAGGAAACACAATATAGAACCCAGGAACCCTGAGGCTTATTTTGGGCAGAAACGCGATTTTCTTAAGAACAAAGTGAAACTTGATTTTGttagagagaggagaagagTAAAGAGAGAATATGATGAATTTAAGGTGAGGATCAATTCACTGACGGAGTCAATTAGGAGAAGATCAGATGCCTATAATGCCCATGAAGAGCTTCGAGCGAGGAAGAATCAGATGGAAATGGGGGGCAATCCATCAGAAATTGTGAAGGTACCAAAGGCTACCTGGATGTCAGATGGTTCTCATTGGCCGGGAACTTGGACTTCTGGAGAAGCAGACCACTCAAAAGGAGACCATGCTGGTGTAATCCAG gCTATGCTAGCTCCTCCAAATGCAGAACCTGTTTTTGGTGTAGAAGCAGATGGTGAGAACTTGCTTGACACCACAGAAATTGATATCAGATTGCCAATGTTGGTCTATGTGTCTCGAGAGAAAAGGCCAGATTATGATCACAACAAGAAAGCTGGGGCAATGAATGCTTTAGTGAGAACCAGCGCAATCATGTCAAATGGTCCATTCATTCTGAATCTGGACTGTGATCACTACATCTATAACTCCTTGGCTTTGAGGGAAGGGATGTGCTTTATGCTTGATAGAGGTGGTGATAGGATCTGTTATGTTCAGTTCCCACAAAGGTTTGAAGGGATTGATCCAAGCGATCGGTATGCTAACCATAATACAGTATTCTTTGATGTGAGCATGAGAGCTCTTGATGGCCTACAGGGTCCTATGTATGTCGGGACAGGTTGTATTTTCCGCAGAACAGCTCTTTATGGGTTTAGTCCTCCTAGAGCTACAGAGCACCACGGATGGTTTGGTAGGAAGAAAATTAAACTGTTCTTGAGGAAACCCAAGGCCGCAAAGAAGCAAGAGGATGAGATGGCTTTGCCGATCAATGGGGATCAGAataacgatgatgatgatgcagaTATTGAGTCTTTGCTTCTGCCTAGAAGGTTTGGGAACTCTACTTCTCTAGCTGCATCCGTCCCAGTTGCAGAATACCAGGGAAGGCTGCTTCAAGATTTGCAAGAAAAGGGTAAACAAGGAAGACCAGCTGGCTCCCTTGCGGTGCCTCGTGAGCCTTTAGATGCTGCAACTGTTGCAGAGGCAATTAGTGTTATCTCTTGTTTCTACGAGGACAAAACTGAGTGGGGAAAAAGAGTAGGATGGATATATGGTTCGGTAACAGAAGATGTGGTGACTGGTTATCGTATGCACAATAGAGGATGGAGGTCGATTTATTGTGTAACCAAAAGGGATGCATTTCGAGGCACAGCACCAATTAATCTAACAGACAGGCTCCACCAAGTCCTTCGATGGGCAACAGGCTCGGTAGAAATCTTCTTTTCACGGAACAATGCTCTATTTGCTACTCGCCGGATGAAATTCTTACAGAGGGTGGCATATTTCAACTGCGGAATGTACCCTTTCACATCCATGTTTCTCATAGTTTATTGCGTCCTACCTgcaatttctcttttttctggCCAGTTCATAGTCCAATCCCTCAGTGTGACCTTTCTAATCCTCTTGTTGGCCATCACCATCACCCTATGCTTGCTTGCAATTCTAGAAATCAAATGGTCAGGAATCACACTTCATGATTGGTGGCGAAACGAACAGTTTTGGTTGATTGGTGGAACAAGTGCCCATCCTGCAGCAGTTTTACAAGGACTACTGAAGGTTATAGCAGGAGTTGACATCTCATTCACTTTGACATCTAAATCTGCCACGCCTGAAGATGCAGATGATGAATTTGCTGACTTATACGTGGTTAAGTGGAGCTTTTTAATGGTCCCTCCTATTACAATAATGATGCTGAATCTGATTGCAATTGCAGTAGGAGTTGCAAGAACTTTGTATAGCCCGTTTCCACAGTGGAGCAGGCTCGTTGGAGGAGTGTTCTTCAGCTTCTGGGTTTTGTCCCATCTTTACCCCTTTGCCAAAGGCTTGATGGGAAGGAGGGGAAGGGTCCCAACCATTGTCTATGTGTGGTCCGGATTGCTCTCCATCATCATTTCTTTGCTGTGGGTGTACATTAGTCCTCCTGGAACACAAGACTACATGAAGTTTCAGATCCCTTGA
- the LOC118041019 gene encoding COBRA-like protein 7, protein MAIRNLCVILVTISLSAYSSLSQAPPPPSNSTCNDVFVSYTYNRGRPIRPFDPTNQAYRFESTVTVLNNGRDELKSWRVYVGFRYKERLTSATNAVLADGTPLPGFVGNGTEFVGFPETDLKTAIDTAGDLTQMEVRVELVGTQFGVGDPGIPLPNNLTLVNDGYTCPAATTQGNEMHLCCTRNVSSRPDNNLEDNFQPRQDGDVIIMYDVTRTYENYYWAQVNISNHNPLGRLDNWKLSWEWMSEEFIYAMKGAYPSVVDTRDCIYGSQGQYYLDMDFSQALSCEKLPTIIDLPPTSENDTNLGLFPLCCRNGTILSPTMDPSKSFSVFQMQVFKMPPYLNRSFLIPPQNWKINGTFNSDFECGPPIPVSPSHFSDPNGLPSKRSAVASWQVVCNITHFKDQSPKCCVSFSAFYNDSVVPCSTCACGCNTKPSQTCSANETALLLPYSTLLLPFENRTSEALEWARIKRMTVPNPLPCGDSCGVSINWHVLSDYRGGWNARISLFNWGDNAFADWFAAVQLDKAAPGFEKFYSFNGSALPESNNTLFMQGFPNLNYLLAERDGDNPRKDPRVPGMLQSVISFTKKKTPGINVAGEDGFPTKVIFNGEECALPAIRPSSGHKTNAAPFAFVIVLALLFIH, encoded by the exons ATGGCTATCAGAAATCTGTGTGTAATACTCGTTACAATCTCACTTTCTGCGTACAGTTCTCTCTCTCAGGCGCCACCACCACCATCGAATTCCACTTGCAACGACGTTTTCGTCTCCTACACCTACAACAGAGGTCGTCCTATACGCCCCTTTGATCCCACAAACCAAGCGTACAGGTTCGAATCCACTGTCACGGTGCTCAACAACGGACGGGATGAGCTCAAGTCGTGGAGGGTCTATGTTGGGTTTCGATATAAAGAGCGCTTGACTTCCGCAACTAATGCTGTGTTGGCTGATGGGACCCCTCTGCCTGGTTTTGTTGGAAACGGTACAGAATTTGTTGGGTTTCCTGAGACCGACCTCAAGACTGCTATTGATACAGCAGGAGATTTGACCCAGATGGAGGTTCGGGTCGAGTTGGTGGGCACCCAATTTGGAGTTGGAGATCCTGGTATTCCTCTGCCAAATAATTTGACTCTTGTTAATGATGGCTATACTTGCCCTGCTGCCACAACGCAAG GAAATGAGATGCACTTGTGCTGCACCAGGAATGTGAGTTCTAGACCAGACAACAATCTGGAAGATAATTTCCAGCCACGCCAAGATGGTGATGTTATAATCATGTATGATGTAACCAGAACATATGAGAATTATTATTGGGCACAGGTTAACATTTCAAATCATAATCCTCTTGGGCGTCTTGACAATTGGAAATTAAGCTGGGAGTGGATGAGTGAAGAATTTATCTATGCCATGAAAGGAGCTTATCCTTCTGTTGTTGATACAAGAGATTGTATTTATGGCAGCCAAGGTCAGTACTATCTGGACATGGATTTTTCTCAAGCATTGAGTTGCGAGAAATTGCCTACAATTATTGACCTTCCTCCAACAAGTGAAAACGATACAAACCTTGGCTTGTTCCCCCTGTGTTGTCGAAATGGAACAATTCTATCACCTACCATGGATCCGAGCAAATCTTTTTCAGTTTTCCAGATGCAAGTGTTCAAAATGCCACCATATTTGAACAGGTCATTTCTCATTCCACCACAAAACTGGAAGATCAATGGGACATTTAATTCAGACTTTGAATGTGGCCCTCCAATACCAGTGAGTCCAAGCCATTTCTCTGATCCAAATGGTTTGCCTTCAAAAAGATCAGCAGTTGCCAGTTGGCAAGTGGTTTGCAACATAACACATTTCAAGGACCAGAGCCCAAAATGTTGTGTGTCGTTCTCAGCCTTTTACAATGATTCTGTTGTTCCATGTAGTACCTGTGCTTGTGGCTGCAACACCAAGCCTAGCCAAACCTGCAGTGCTAATGAAACTGCTCTTCTACTACCATATTCAACTCTTCTACTCCCATTTGAGAACCGGACTAGCGAAGCCTTGGAATGGGCAAGAATTAAAAGGATGACTGTGCCAAACCCTCTTCCATGTGGAGATAGTTGTGGAGTTAGCATAAACTGGCATGTTCTTTCAGATTACAGAGGTGGCTGGAATGCAAGGATCTCTCTTTTCAACTGGGGTGATAATGCCTTTGCAGATTGGTTTGCCGCCGTGCAATTAGACAAAGCAGCACCGGGCTTTGAGAAGTTCTACTCTTTCAATGGAAGTGCCCTGCCTGAATCCAACAATACACTATTTATGCAAGGTTTTCCAAACTTGAATTATCTTCTGGCAGAAAGAGATGGAGACAACCCAAGAAAGGATCCTCGGGTTCCTGGCATGCTGCAATCAGTAATATCATTCACTAAGAAAAAAACCCCTGGCATTAACGTGGCTGGTGAGGATGGGTTTCCAACCAAAGTTATCTTTAACGGTGAGGAGTGTGCTCTCCCAGCAATACGTCCGAGCAGTGGTCATAAGACAAATGCAGCTCCTTTCGCCTTTGTTATAGTTTTGGCTCTATTGTTCATTCATTGA
- the LOC118041018 gene encoding protein DEHYDRATION-INDUCED 19 homolog 6 isoform X3 yields the protein MEDDTWSFGLSTSSSRSYQSALKSLSDLCIDFEDIEEEDDDLRTEYPCPYCTDDFDLVELCFHIDEEHYLEAKSGVCPVCFTKVGMDMVDHITTEHRTIYKSLQKLKLGRVESHSNYSFLKKELEDGYLQSLLSGSSSVVSSSNLAPDPLLSFLCNVSPAEKYDSVQPSCSSKATIEEKSSDEKLLERNDHISPLSDEEHMEKAKRSEFVQGLLLSTIFDDGL from the exons atggaagATGATACATGGAGCTTTGGTCTCTCCACTTCTTCTTCAAGAAGCTATCAATCTGCTCTCAAGTCTCTTTCTG ATCTTTGTATTGATTTTGAAGatatagaagaagaagatgatgatttaAGGACGGAGTATCCGTGTCCTTATTGTACAGATGATTTTGATTTAGTTGAATTGTGCTTCCACATCGATGAAGAACATTATTTAGAAGCCAAGTCGGGG GTATGCCCTGTTTGTTTCACCAAAGTGGGAATGGATATGGTTGATCACATAACAACAGAACATCGAACCATTTACAAG AGTTTGCAAAAATTGAAACTTGGGAGAGTAGAATCACACTCAAATTATTCTTTTCTGAAGAAGGAGTTGGAGGATGGGTATTTGCAATCATTACTTAGCGGATCATCCTCGGTGGTTTCTTCCTCCAACTTGGCACCTGATCCATTATTGTCATTTCTTTGCAATGTATCCCCTGCTGAGAAGTATGATAGTGTACAGCCTAGTTGTTCAAGTAAAGCAACCATAGAAGAGAAAAGTTCAGATGAGAAACTGTTGGAAAG GAATGATCACATATCACCTTTGTCGGATGAGGAACACATGGAGAAGGCAAAGAGAAGTGAGTTCGTACAGGGACTGTTATTGTCCACCATATTCGATGATGGCCTATGA
- the LOC118041018 gene encoding protein DEHYDRATION-INDUCED 19 homolog 6 isoform X1 has translation MEDDTWSFGLSTSSSRSYQSALKSLSDLCIDFEDIEEEDDDLRTEYPCPYCTDDFDLVELCFHIDEEHYLEAKSGVCPVCFTKVGMDMVDHITTEHRTIYKISFCFDYWKLFTFSPHLLDIYFTFCLLHPVLLQSVELLLVLLFRLEAMSASLIINYSLQKLKLGRVESHSNYSFLKKELEDGYLQSLLSGSSSVVSSSNLAPDPLLSFLCNVSPAEKYDSVQPSCSSKATIEEKSSDEKLLERNDHISPLSDEEHMEKAKRSEFVQGLLLSTIFDDGL, from the exons atggaagATGATACATGGAGCTTTGGTCTCTCCACTTCTTCTTCAAGAAGCTATCAATCTGCTCTCAAGTCTCTTTCTG ATCTTTGTATTGATTTTGAAGatatagaagaagaagatgatgatttaAGGACGGAGTATCCGTGTCCTTATTGTACAGATGATTTTGATTTAGTTGAATTGTGCTTCCACATCGATGAAGAACATTATTTAGAAGCCAAGTCGGGG GTATGCCCTGTTTGTTTCACCAAAGTGGGAATGGATATGGTTGATCACATAACAACAGAACATCGAACCATTTACAAGatatccttttgttttgattattggaAATTATTCACCTTTTCACCTCATTTACTTGATATCTACTTTACATTTTGCTTACTGCATCCTGTCCTTTTACAGTCAGTTGAATTGCTCTTAGTTCTTTTATTTAGACTTGAGGCCATGTCTGCATCCTTGATTATAAATTACAGTTTGCAAAAATTGAAACTTGGGAGAGTAGAATCACACTCAAATTATTCTTTTCTGAAGAAGGAGTTGGAGGATGGGTATTTGCAATCATTACTTAGCGGATCATCCTCGGTGGTTTCTTCCTCCAACTTGGCACCTGATCCATTATTGTCATTTCTTTGCAATGTATCCCCTGCTGAGAAGTATGATAGTGTACAGCCTAGTTGTTCAAGTAAAGCAACCATAGAAGAGAAAAGTTCAGATGAGAAACTGTTGGAAAG GAATGATCACATATCACCTTTGTCGGATGAGGAACACATGGAGAAGGCAAAGAGAAGTGAGTTCGTACAGGGACTGTTATTGTCCACCATATTCGATGATGGCCTATGA